One Streptomyces sp. 840.1 genomic window, GACTTCGACGCGTACGCGGCCCACGTCCGCGACCTCGTGGACGCCGGCTGCGACGGGGTGGTGCCGAACGGCTCGCTGGGGGAGTACCAGACCCTCACCGATCAGGAGCGCGACCAGGTGGTGCGGGTCGCGGTCGAGGCGGCCGGGGACGGGGCCAGGGTCATGCCCGGTGTCTCCGCCTACGACAGCGCCCAGTCGCGCCGCCTGGCCGACCGGGCGGCGGCGGCGGGCGCCGCGTCCGTCCTGCTGCTCCCGCCCAACGGCTACCCCTGCGAGGACGCCGCCGTGCGCGCGCACTACGCCGAGGTCGCCGGGGCGGGCCTGCCGGTCGTCGCGTACAACAACCCGTACGACACCAAGGTCGACCTGACCCCGGGGCTCCTCGCGCAACTCCACGCGGACGGGTCCATCGTGGCCGTCAAGGAGTTCAGCGGGGACGTCCGCAGGGCCTACGAGATCGCCGAGGAGGCACCCGGGCTCGACCTGCTGGTGGGGGCCGACGACGTACTGCTGGAACTCGCCCTGGCCGGTGCGGTCGGCTGGATCGCGGGCTGTCCCAACATGCTGCCCGCCGGCTGTGTCGCGCTGTACCGCGCCGCGGTCTCGGGCGACCTGGAGGCGGCCCTGCCGCTCTACCGGCGGCTCCATCCGCTGCTGCGGTGGGACTCCAAGCCGGAGTTCGTCCAGGCGATCAAGGCATCGATGGACATCGTCGGTCGGCACGGCGGTCCCACCCGGCCGCCCCGGCTGCCCCTGGAGGCGGCGGCGGCCGCCGCCGTGCGCGCCGCCACGGAGAAGGCGCTGGCCGAAGGGCTGGACTGACGCCGGGCCCGCTAGGTCCGGACCCGCCGGGCCGGCCCCGGTAGCAGGCACGGCGGAACGTACGACACACCCCACGAGGACCGGCGCATACCGCACGACATACCGCACGACACACCGCGCGGCGCACGCACGTGCCGCGGCGGACCGGCAGGACGACCGAGGGGGAGACTTGCGCACGCGTCACGTATTCCACGCCGTCGACTCGCACACCGAGGGCATGCCCACCCGCGTCATCACCGGCGGGATCGGCACCGTCCCCGGCGCCACCATGGCCGAGCGGCGCGACCACTTCATGGCGCACCGCGACGCGGTACGCACCCTGCTGATGTACGAGCCGCGCGGCCACGCCGCCATGAGCGGGGCCGTCCTCCAGCCGCCGACCCGCCCCGACGCCGATTTCGGCGTGCTGTTCATGGAGGTCTCGGGCTGCCTGCCGATGTGCGGACACGGCACGATCGGAGTGGCCACCGTACTGGTGGAGACCGGCATGGTGGAGGTCATCGAACCGGTCACCACCGTACGGCTCGACACCCCGGCCGGACTGGTCTCGGTCGACGTCCACGTCCAGGACGGCGCCGCGGCCTCCGTCACCCTGACCAACGTCCCCGCGTTCTCCGCAGGGCTGGGACTCACGGCGAAGGTGCCCGGCCTCGGCACCGTCACCTACGACCTCGCCTACGGCGGAAACTTCTACGCGATGGTGCAACTGGCCGATCTGGGGATCCCGTTCGACCGGTCCCGCAAGGACGAGATGCTGGCGGCGGGGCTCGCCCTGATGGACGCGGTCAACGAGACGGACCGCCCGGTCCACCCCCTCGACCCCGGGATCGGCGGGCTCAAGCACGTCCAGTTGATCGCGCCCGGCTCCGACGCGGTGCGCTCCCGGCACGCCATGGCCATCCACCCCGGCTGGTTCGACCGGTCGCCGTGCGGTACCGGGACCTCGGCGCGGATGGCCCAGCTCCACGCGCGGGGCGAACTCCCGCTGGACACGGACTTCGTGAACGAGTCCTTCATCGGCACCACGTTCACCGGCCGGCTGGTCGCGGAGACCACCGTCGGCACGCTGCCCGCGGTCGTCCCGACCGTCACGGGCCGAGCCTGGATCACCGGGACCGCGCAGTACTTCCTCGATCCGGCCGACCCGTTCCCCGAGGGGTTCCTGCTGTGAGCGTCTGAACGGCGCCCGACCCGCTCCGCCGGCCGGTCAGGAGGCGATCGGCTGGGGGGAGGGGCGCTGCCAGGACCCGGTCCCGGCAGCGCCCCTCCCCCCGTTCCTCGCCCCCGTGCCGGCCGGCCCGGCGCTCAGTACTCGCGTACCCAGAGCTGCCAGCCGCCGAGAACCTGGGGACACATGTAGGACGCGTAGGGGCCGCGGTTCACCAGGTTGTGGCCCACCTGCGAGCACTCCATCTGTGTGTAGTAGGTGCCCCACAGGAAGAAGGGCATGTCGGCGGCGACCTGCACCGTCCCGGCGTCCGGTGAGGCGGTGGCGGTGGCCGCGCTCGCGGTGGCCGCGCCTGTTGTCGCCGCCAGCACCAGCGCCGCTCCGACTCCTGCCACCAGCGTCATGGCACGGTTCATCCTGTTCATGGTTCTCCTCCTGGGTGTTACGGACGGAACCGTTGCGGCCGGTCCGTGGAAGTGGTGGAGCGAAGGGGACGTGCCGACGGCTCCGGAGAGCGGCCGGGGTGATCAGGTGCGGTGCAGCCACCACCAGGCGTTGGGATTGGCGACCAGCAGACTCTGGAGCGACCGGTTGATCGTGTCGTTGCTGTGGTAGCTCAAGGCAGGGCCGATGCCGTCGTAGTACCAGGTCATCATCATGGTGTGGTCGATCTCCTGGCCGTTCGCCTGCCAGTCGGCCTGAAGGACATCCCCGTCGCCCATGTACCAGACGTTGTCGAGCAGGGTCGTGCGCCCGCTCCAGTAGGAGGCGTAGAAGTAGAACCAGTGCGCGTTGATCCAGGTGAGCGTCTGGTTGTGGACGTCCCAGGGGTTGTACCACCAGCTGTTCTGGTCGTTCGACGGATAGGGGCCGTTCGCCTCGTCCGCCCAGCCGCCGGCCCTGAGGGCCTGGCTGATGAAGTTGGTGCAGTCGTTCGACCCGAAGTCCTGGTACCAGGTGTTGCGGCCGATGGCGTACCACTGGGCGTAGTTGGTCATCGCCGCGTAGTCGTAGCCGCCGCTCAGCTTGGCCGGTTTCCGCTGATGGGTGAGGGCGGCCGGCCGGGCCGTCGCTGCCCGCGATCCTGCGGGTACCGGGCCGAGGGCGCCGACCTCGTCGGCCTTCGCCGGGTCGGTCTTCGCCTGTCCGGCCGGATCGCCCACATCGTTGATCGGGGCGGGTCCGCCCTCCTCGACGCGGTGCTGCCTCGTCATCTGCCACTGGCCGTGCGCGGTTCGCGAGAAGTCCACCTCGTGGTGCGAGGTGAACTTGGTCTGCGGGTCCTTCGCGTTCACGTGCGCGTAGTCGAGCGCGGTGAGTTCGGTGACGTAGAGCCGCACCGTGCCGGGGCGCCGGACGACCTTGTCGACCGAGATCCTGACGTCGGCGGCGGAGTAGCTCTCGCCCAGCGACTTCAGTTTCTCCTTGCGCGCGGTGATCGCGGCCAGGGCGACGTCATGGGTGTGCTGGAGGCTGCTGACAGCGGTGATGCCGTGGGTGTCCTGGCGGGCGGGAGCGGGGGTGTCGAGCAGGGCGTAGGTGCGCTCGGCGAGGAACGCCCTGGTCGTCTCGGTCATGGCCCGGATGTCCGGGGCCTGCGGGGCCTCGGCGAGCGCCGGCACGGCGGGGACGCCGAGGCTCAGCACCGCGAGGCCGAGAACGACCGTCCGTCGTATGGAACGTCTTCTTCTGTGCACGCGGCCCCCGTGGTCTCGTGGATGCGATGGGTGTGACGATGCGGGCGCTGTCCCGATCCCCACCAGTCTGTACATCCGCGATCAGGGCGGTCATTGATCCTGCGCGCACGCATTCTTGTCATCGCGCGCGGGGCAGGGGGCCACGCGAGGGGGCGTCGCGGAGCATCCGCCGGTACTCGGCCGGAGACAGGCCGTACGCGCGGCGGAAGCTACGGCTGAACCCGGCAGGATCGACCAGCCCGTTGCGGGCGGCGATCGCGTGCACCGGCAGATGGCTCAGCCGGGTGTCGGCCAGGTCGGACCGGCACCGCTCCAGCCGTCTGCGGCGGATGACCGCCGAGACCGTCTCCTCCCGCTGCCGGAAGACCTGGTGCACCGTCCGGACGGAAACGTGGTGACGGGAGGCGATGGCGTGCGGCGACAACTGCGGGTCCGCGAGGTTCTCCTCGATGAACGCCTCGATGCACGCCAGGAGCACCGCACCGCGAGCCTCGGGCTCCAGGTACGCCCGCGCGTCGATCTGTCGCGCCAGCAGGGCGTACGCCAGATGCAGCGTCGCGGCCCCGATCCGGGCGCCCTCCGGCTCCCCCAGCCGCGGGCCTTCCCGGAACAGGGCGTGCAGGTGGTGGGCGAGGATCGCACCGATACCGTCGGAGCCGGGCATCCGGGTCGCCAGCACCCCGTCGACCCGGGCTTCCGGGAAAGGCAGGTCCTTCCTCGGCAGGTGCAGCACGATGCCCTGTGAGAGCCCGTGGTCCGGCGCGCTCCGCCCCCGGCCCGTATAGGGGCGCGAGGAGCTCCACATGACGAAGTCACCTGCGGACAGGGTGGCCTCACGGCGGGCCTGCGCGACACTCATGGCCCCGCCTGCGATCAGCGTCAGCTCGTAGGTCTCCGGATCGGACCGCTTGATGAGGTCCGGCGTGCGCTCCGACTCCAGGGCGGGAAACGACATCGAGGTCGCCTGAAGGGGCCCCGCCGACAGCATTTCGACTCTGCCGACGAAGTCGGCGGCATGGTCACTGCTGATCCGGGTCGGCGCTGCTCCGCGGCCGACGGTCTCGCACCACCAGTCGAACCGGTGCGCCGCCGGCAGCGACAGTGTGTCCACGACGCCGAACACTCCTGGTTCCCCCGCTCCCTTGTCACCCGTGCCGGGACCGCGACGGGCCCGGCACCGAACCGGAACCGGTCGAAGCACGTCCGGGACGCACGCCGCTTCGGCCCACGGTGAGACTGTGCAGAACCACCGCAGGTATGCCGCGTCCGTGGGCCGTTGGCCGAATTCCGTGTGCGGGCGCGGAGACGATCCGGGGTGATCGCCGCAGGCAGCGGTATGGCAACGTCACATTGTATTCTGGCTCTCCGCACGGTGCTGGAGGACAGACATGGCCCGCCTCACGTCGCTCAACGCGATCTCGGCGCAGGAGCATCTGCGCGACCAGGTGGCGCACGCGCTGCGGGCGGCGCTGATCGCCGGTGAGCTGCGGCCGGGGACGATCTACTCGGCGCCCGCGCTCGCCGCCGAGTTCGGCGTCTCGGCGACACCCGTGCGGGAGGCCATGCTCGATCTGGCCCGGGAGGGACTGGTCGAGGCCGTCCGCAACAAGGGCTTCCGGATCACCGAACTGACCGACCAGGACCTCGACGACTTCACCGAACTCCGCGCCATGATCGAGGTCCCCACCGTCGGCCGGATCGCGCGGATGGGTCTGACGCTGGAGCTGGAGGCACTGCGTCCCGTAGCGAAGGAGATCGTCGAGGCCGCGCGCCGGGACGACATCCTTGGCTATCTGGAGGCCGACCGGCGTTTCCATCTCGCCCTTCTCGGGCTGGCCGGGAACCGCCGGCTGGTCGAGGAGGTCGGTGAACTGCGCAAGCGCTCGCGCCTGTACGGCCTGAACAGGCTTGCCGAATCAGGTCAGTTGACGACCTCGGCCGAGGAGCACGTACAGCTCCTCGATCTGGTCGTCGCCGGGGACGCCCCGGGGGCCGAGGCCTGCATGCTCGCCCATATGTCCCATGTCCGGTCCCTGTGGGCCGACGGCACGAAGGCCTGACACCCCCCGAACGGCGACCGCTCCCTGACGAGCCCCCGCCCCGGATGACGCGCGCCGTCCGGGTGCTTCGCCATGTCCGGACCGGGGTGCGGTAGCGCGTAGCAAGTCGCCTGCTGGGAGAGGAAGTTGGCGCCCACGCCAATTCGCGCCCAACTGCTTCCTAAGGACATGTGACATGTGCCATTGTACAGGCGGTCGCGATTGAAGTCGTGTTCATGCCAGGCGGTTACCCCTGCCCGGCCTGCCGGCCCGGCCCCGGTCGCGCACCATCCCCCACGGCCGCGCACAGTCGCGCGGCCACCACTCCGCTGGGAGGCGGCACGTGAAGAACCGAACGGTTCGTCAGAGATTCACCGGCCTGTCCACCGTTGCCCTGGCAGCCTGCCTGGGCGTCGGCATGCTCGCGGCACCGAGCCGGGCCGCCGAGGTCCGTCCCTCCACCTCGGCGGCCACGAGCGCGAACGCCGCCGCACACCGGGCCGCAGACCCGGCCGCACCGGAGCCGGGAGGCCCCGCCGCACAGGCCCTGACCGCGCCCGCCCAGGACGCCGGACACATAGCCGACCAGGCACTGAAGCCCGCCGACCGGCCGCCCACGACCGCTTCCACCGACGCGCTCCGCCGCGACTACGACGACCAGGGCGCCTCCGCGCCGAGCCACCCCGCCCCCTCGATGAAGGCGAAGGCCCGCGCCGCAGCCCGGTCGGCCGGAACCGGCGCTGCCGCCGCCTGCTCCGTCGCGGACTTCACCAGCCGCACCGGCAGCGCCCTCGTCCAGCAGGTCAAGTCCTCCACCACCGACTGCGTCAACACCCTGTTCGGCGTCAAGGGCAACGACGGCTACCTCGCCTTCCGCGAGGCCCAGATGGTCAGCGTCGCCAACGCCCTGCGCGACGGATCGGCCGCCTATCCGGGCGACAGCAGCACGGGCATGCCGCAACTGGTGCTCTTCCTGCGGGCCGGCTACTACGTGCAGTACTACGACCCCGGCACGGTCGGCAGCTACGGCGCCCCGCTGCGCACCGCCATCCAGGGCGCCCTGGACGCCTTCTTCGCCTCCGCGCACTCCCGCGACGTCACCGACGCCAACGGCGAGACCCTGGCCGAGGCCGTCACGCTCATCGACAGCGCGGAGCAGAACGCCCGCTACCTGTACGTCGTCAAGCGGCTGCTGGCCGGCTACAACTCCTCGTACGACAGCTCCTGGTACATGCTCAACGCGGTCAACAACGTCTACACCGTGACCTTCCGGGGTCATCAGGTGCCCGAGTTCGTCAGCGCCGTCGAGGCCGACCCGAGCCTGCTCGACTCCCTCGCCGGCTTCGCCCGCGACCACCTGGGCCTGCTGGGCACCGACCGGTCCTACCTGACCTCCAACGCCGGCCGCGAGCTGGCGCGCTTCCTCCAGGAGGCGTCGCTGCGGCCCAAGGCCCGCCCCCTCGTCACCGACCTGCTCGGCCGCAGCTCCATGACGGGTGCCACCGCGCCGCTGTGGGTCGGACTGGCGGAGATGACCGACTACTACGACGCGGCCAACTGCTCCGCCTACGGCACCTGCGACCTGTCGGCCCGGCTCAGGAGCGCCGTGCTCCCGGTCGACTACACCTGCAGCGACAGCATCCGCATCCTGGCCCAGCAGATGTCCTCGGCCGACCTGGGAGCCGCCTGCACCAGTCTGCGCGACCAGGACGCCTACTTCCACGGCGTGGTGCGCGACAACGGACCCGTCGCCGACGACCACAACAGCACCATCGAGGTGGTCGTCTTCGATTCGAGCACCGACTACCAGACCTACGCCGGGGCCATCTACGGCATCGACACCAACAACGGCGGCATGTACCTCGAAGGGGACCCGGCCGCAGCCGGCAACCAGCCGAGGTTCATCGCCTACGAGGCGGAGTGGGTCCGGCCCGACTTCCAGATCTGGAACCTCAACCACGAGTACACGCACTACCTCGACGGCCGGTTCGACATGGCCGGCGACTTCGAAGCCGGCATCACGACACCGACCATCTGGTGGGTGGAGGGCTTCGCGGAGTACGTCTCCTACAGCTACCGCGACGTCACCTACGACGACGCCCTCACCCAGGCCGCCGCGCACACCTACACCCTGCGCACCCTGTTCGACACGACGTACGAGAACGCCGACCAGACCCGCGTCTACAACTGGGGCTACCTGGCCGTCCGTTACATGCTCCAGTCGCACCGCGCCGACGTGGACAAGCTGCTGGGC contains:
- a CDS encoding GntR family transcriptional regulator, with the protein product MARLTSLNAISAQEHLRDQVAHALRAALIAGELRPGTIYSAPALAAEFGVSATPVREAMLDLAREGLVEAVRNKGFRITELTDQDLDDFTELRAMIEVPTVGRIARMGLTLELEALRPVAKEIVEAARRDDILGYLEADRRFHLALLGLAGNRRLVEEVGELRKRSRLYGLNRLAESGQLTTSAEEHVQLLDLVVAGDAPGAEACMLAHMSHVRSLWADGTKA
- a CDS encoding amidase domain-containing protein, with protein sequence MHRRRRSIRRTVVLGLAVLSLGVPAVPALAEAPQAPDIRAMTETTRAFLAERTYALLDTPAPARQDTHGITAVSSLQHTHDVALAAITARKEKLKSLGESYSAADVRISVDKVVRRPGTVRLYVTELTALDYAHVNAKDPQTKFTSHHEVDFSRTAHGQWQMTRQHRVEEGGPAPINDVGDPAGQAKTDPAKADEVGALGPVPAGSRAATARPAALTHQRKPAKLSGGYDYAAMTNYAQWYAIGRNTWYQDFGSNDCTNFISQALRAGGWADEANGPYPSNDQNSWWYNPWDVHNQTLTWINAHWFYFYASYWSGRTTLLDNVWYMGDGDVLQADWQANGQEIDHTMMMTWYYDGIGPALSYHSNDTINRSLQSLLVANPNAWWWLHRT
- a CDS encoding helix-turn-helix domain-containing protein encodes the protein MDTLSLPAAHRFDWWCETVGRGAAPTRISSDHAADFVGRVEMLSAGPLQATSMSFPALESERTPDLIKRSDPETYELTLIAGGAMSVAQARREATLSAGDFVMWSSSRPYTGRGRSAPDHGLSQGIVLHLPRKDLPFPEARVDGVLATRMPGSDGIGAILAHHLHALFREGPRLGEPEGARIGAATLHLAYALLARQIDARAYLEPEARGAVLLACIEAFIEENLADPQLSPHAIASRHHVSVRTVHQVFRQREETVSAVIRRRRLERCRSDLADTRLSHLPVHAIAARNGLVDPAGFSRSFRRAYGLSPAEYRRMLRDAPSRGPLPRAR
- a CDS encoding dihydrodipicolinate synthase family protein, which produces MNPTARNSPWRGVMVATPLTLREDRSIDFDAYAAHVRDLVDAGCDGVVPNGSLGEYQTLTDQERDQVVRVAVEAAGDGARVMPGVSAYDSAQSRRLADRAAAAGAASVLLLPPNGYPCEDAAVRAHYAEVAGAGLPVVAYNNPYDTKVDLTPGLLAQLHADGSIVAVKEFSGDVRRAYEIAEEAPGLDLLVGADDVLLELALAGAVGWIAGCPNMLPAGCVALYRAAVSGDLEAALPLYRRLHPLLRWDSKPEFVQAIKASMDIVGRHGGPTRPPRLPLEAAAAAAVRAATEKALAEGLD
- a CDS encoding M9 family metallopeptidase; the encoded protein is MKNRTVRQRFTGLSTVALAACLGVGMLAAPSRAAEVRPSTSAATSANAAAHRAADPAAPEPGGPAAQALTAPAQDAGHIADQALKPADRPPTTASTDALRRDYDDQGASAPSHPAPSMKAKARAAARSAGTGAAAACSVADFTSRTGSALVQQVKSSTTDCVNTLFGVKGNDGYLAFREAQMVSVANALRDGSAAYPGDSSTGMPQLVLFLRAGYYVQYYDPGTVGSYGAPLRTAIQGALDAFFASAHSRDVTDANGETLAEAVTLIDSAEQNARYLYVVKRLLAGYNSSYDSSWYMLNAVNNVYTVTFRGHQVPEFVSAVEADPSLLDSLAGFARDHLGLLGTDRSYLTSNAGRELARFLQEASLRPKARPLVTDLLGRSSMTGATAPLWVGLAEMTDYYDAANCSAYGTCDLSARLRSAVLPVDYTCSDSIRILAQQMSSADLGAACTSLRDQDAYFHGVVRDNGPVADDHNSTIEVVVFDSSTDYQTYAGAIYGIDTNNGGMYLEGDPAAAGNQPRFIAYEAEWVRPDFQIWNLNHEYTHYLDGRFDMAGDFEAGITTPTIWWVEGFAEYVSYSYRDVTYDDALTQAAAHTYTLRTLFDTTYENADQTRVYNWGYLAVRYMLQSHRADVDKLLGLYRAGDWNGARTLLTSTIGSRYDADWNSWLTSCAAGSCGTTTNPPTDPVTECTSADSRELGENCARSGQRATKGDYSYLYVYVPAGTDRLKITTSGGTGDADLYYNAGGWATTGAYTSRATGSGNAHTLTVDHPAAGAHYISLYAVADFGGVKVSAQY
- a CDS encoding proline racemase family protein, which gives rise to MRTRHVFHAVDSHTEGMPTRVITGGIGTVPGATMAERRDHFMAHRDAVRTLLMYEPRGHAAMSGAVLQPPTRPDADFGVLFMEVSGCLPMCGHGTIGVATVLVETGMVEVIEPVTTVRLDTPAGLVSVDVHVQDGAAASVTLTNVPAFSAGLGLTAKVPGLGTVTYDLAYGGNFYAMVQLADLGIPFDRSRKDEMLAAGLALMDAVNETDRPVHPLDPGIGGLKHVQLIAPGSDAVRSRHAMAIHPGWFDRSPCGTGTSARMAQLHARGELPLDTDFVNESFIGTTFTGRLVAETTVGTLPAVVPTVTGRAWITGTAQYFLDPADPFPEGFLL